One window of Nicotiana tomentosiformis chromosome 11, ASM39032v3, whole genome shotgun sequence genomic DNA carries:
- the LOC104094089 gene encoding protein SODIUM POTASSIUM ROOT DEFECTIVE 1 has protein sequence MKSIELFCASPASTAICSSMDQRTMVRRGIRHLDHKIDRLGDRSKIKTPVVPCSSSQLPFDPKNYYQKGRKSSSKPSELRRKSSADITDLANSSPPSYSSRYLLSDTPFIDFLSSDHSSGDVHALVPSKSLRAKSTNERLMYRSSSTRSIESPVYKPSPVYSKDLCVYKSSSTRSCAREQVVELMVSIHCKGCEGKVRKHISRMEGVKSFKIDFPSKKVTIIGDVTPLGVLASISKVKNAQFWPSPTTSSSSYSSSSSPMV, from the exons ATGAAATCCATAGAATTGTTCTGTGCTTCTCCTGCTTCTACAGCCATATGTTCAAGCATGGATCAACGTACTATGGTACGTCGTGGCATTAGGCATCTTGATCATAAAATTGATCGATTAGGTGACCGTTCAAAAATCAAAACACCAGTAGTCCCTTGTTCTTCTTCTCAACTTCCATTTGATCCTAAAAATTATTATCAAAAGGGTAGAAAAAGCTCTAGTAAACCAAGTGAATTACGTCGAAAAAGCTCAGCTGATATTACTGACTTAGCTAATTCTAGCCCTCCTAGTTATTCTTCTAGGTATTTGTTAAGTGATACTCCATTCATTGATTTCTTATCTTCAGATCATAGTTCTGGAGATGTTCATGCTTTGGTTCCTAGCAAATCCTTAAGGGCTAAAAGCACAAATGAACGTCTCATGTATCGATCTTCATCAACTCGTTCGATTGAATCCCCAGTCTATAAACCTTCACCAGTTTATTCAAAGGATTTGTGTGTCTATAAATCATCATCAACTCGTTCTTGTGCCCGTGAACAG GTTGTGGAATTGATGGTGTCAATCCACTGCAAAGGTTGTGAAGGGAAAGTAAGAAAACATATCTCCAGAATGGAAG GAGTGAAATCATTTAAAATAGATTTCCCTTCAAAGAAAGTTACAATTATCGGCGATGTGACTCCACTAGGAGTATTGGCAAGTATTTCTAAGGTGAAGAATGCACAATTTTGGCCATCTCCAACTACTTCCTCTTCCTCGTACTCGTCCTCGTCCTCTCCAATGGTCTGA
- the LOC104094091 gene encoding large ribosomal subunit protein uL29-like — protein MARIKVHELRGKSKTELLAQLKDLKAELALLRVAKVTGGAPNKLSKIKVVRLSIAQVLTVISQKQKTALREAYKNKKYLPLDLRPKKTRAIRKRLTKHQASLKTEREKKKEMYFPIRKYAIKV, from the exons ATGG CAAGAATCAAAGTTCATGAGCTGAGGGGAAAATCAAAGACTGAGCTTTTGGCTCAGTTAAAGGATCTGAAAGCAGAACTTGCTCTCCTCCGTGTTGCTAAGGTCACTGGCGGTGCCCCTAACAAACTCTCCAAAAT TAAGGTGGTGAGGTTGTCAATAGCACAAGTATTGACAGTGATATCACAGAAGCAGAAGACAGCATTGAGAGAAGCTTATAAGAACAAGAAGTACTTGCCTCTTGACCTCCGTCCCAAGAAGACTAGGGCCATTCGTAAACGTCTTACCAAACATCAG GCATCTTTGAAGACTGAAAGGGAGAAGAAGAAAGAGATGTACTTTCCAATTAGAAAGTATGCCATTAAGGTTTGA